From Desmodus rotundus isolate HL8 chromosome 12, HLdesRot8A.1, whole genome shotgun sequence, one genomic window encodes:
- the PAF1 gene encoding RNA polymerase II-associated factor 1 homolog isoform X3, producing the protein MAPTIQTQAQREDGHRSGVVCRVKYCNSLPDIPFDPKFITYPFDQNRFVQYKATSLEKQHKHDLLTEPDLGVTIDLINPDTYRIDPNVLLDPADEKLLEEEIQAPTSSKRSQQHAKVVPWMRKTEYISTEFNRYGISNEKPEVKIGVSVKQQFTEEEIYKDRDSQITAIEKTFEDAQKSISQHYSKPRVTPVEVMPVFPDFKMWINPCAQVIFDSDPAPKDTSGAAALEMMSQAMIRGMMDEEGNQFVAYFLPVEETLKKRKRDQEEEMDYAPDDVYDYKIAREYNWNVKNKASKGYEENYFFIFREGDGVYYNELETRVRLSKRRAKAGVQSGTNALLVVKHRDMNEKELEAQEARKAQLENHEPEEEEEEEMETEEKEAGGSVMRIQRTPILMTTTEDEPMAVTMNQKVAVMGVVSGAAVPALAPAAVPAPAAVPVPSSVAVNDQPRRTAVKLQLLIPVKRTVTVTESFQGWHGHDYYAQEGTFLWFICKPFTSLSSPVPNLCC; encoded by the exons ATCTGGAGTGGTCTGCCGAGTCAAGTACTGCAATAGCCTCCCTGACATCCCCTTCGACCCCAAGTTCATTACCTATCCCTTCGACCAGAACAG GTTTGTCCAGTACAAAGCAACTTCCTtggaaaaacaacacaaacatGATCTCCTGACTGAGCCAGACCTTGGGGTCACCATTGACCTCATCAACCCTGACACCTACCGCATTGACCCCAATG TACTCTTAGACCCAGCTGATGAGAAGCTTCTGGAAGAGGAGATTCAGGCCCCCACTAGCTCCAAGAG GTCTCAGCAGCATGCGAAGGTGGTGCCGTGGATGCGGAAGACAGAGTACATCTCCACGGAGTTCAACCGTTACGGCATCTCCAATGAGAAGCCTGAGGTCAA GATTGGGGTTTCTGTGAAACAACAGTTTACTGAGGAGGAAATTTACAAAGACAGGGATAGCCAGATTACAGCCATTGAGAAGACTTTTGAGGATGCCCAGAAATCG ATCTCCCAGCATTATAGCAAGCCCCGAGTGACACCAGTGGAGGTCATGCCTGTCTTCCCAGACTTTAAG ATGTGGATTAATCCGTGCGCTCAGGTAATCTTTGACTCAGACCCGGCCCCCAAGGACACCAGTGGTGCAGCTGCATTGGAGATGATGTCTCAGGCCATGATCAG GGGCATGATGGATGAGGAAGGGAACCAGTTTGTGGCCTACTTCCTGCCTGTGGAAGAGACATTGAAGAAACGAAAGCGGGACCAGGAAGAAGAGATGGACTATGCACCAGATGATGT GTATGACTATAAGATTGCTCGGGAATACAACTGGAATGTGAAGAACAAGGCTAGCAAGGGATATGAGGAAAACTACTTCTTCATCTTCCGAGAGGGTGATGGAGTTTACTACAATGAGCTGGAGACCAG GGTCCGCCTGAGTAAGCGCAGGGCCAAGGCTGGGGTTCAGTCGGGTACCAATGCCCTGCTTGTGGTCAAGCACCGGGACATGAATGAGAAGGAATTAGAAGCCCAG GAGGCACGGAAGGCCCAGCTGGAGAACCACGaaccagaggaggaggaagaggaagaaatggagacagaagagaaagaagctgGGGGCTCAG TGATGCGGATTCAGAGGACGCCGATTCTGATGACGACGACAGAGGACGAGCCCATGGCAGTGACAATGAATCAGAAAGTGGCAGTGATGGGGGTGGTCAGCGGAGCCGCAGTCCCAGCCCTAGCCCCAGCcgcagtcccagccccagccgcAGTGCCAGTCCCTTCCTCAGTGGCAGTGAACGATCAGCCCAGGAGGACGGCAGTGAAGCTGCAGCTTCTGATTCCAGTGAAGCGGACAGTGACAGTGACTGAGTCCTTTCAGGGCTGGCACGGACATGATTATTATGCTCAGGAAGGCACTTTTCTGTGGTTTATTTGCAAGCCTTTCACTTCGCTTTCCTCTCCTGTTCCAAACCTTTGCTGTTAA
- the PAF1 gene encoding RNA polymerase II-associated factor 1 homolog isoform X2 — protein sequence MAPTIQTQAQREDGHRSGVVCRVKYCNSLPDIPFDPKFITYPFDQNRFVQYKATSLEKQHKHDLLTEPDLGVTIDLINPDTYRIDPNVLLDPADEKLLEEEIQAPTSSKRSQQHAKVVPWMRKTEYISTEFNRYGISNEKPEVKIGVSVKQQFTEEEIYKDRDSQITAIEKTFEDAQKSISQHYSKPRVTPVEVMPVFPDFKMWINPCAQVIFDSDPAPKDTSGAAALEMMSQAMIRGMMDEEGNQFVAYFLPVEETLKKRKRDQEEEMDYAPDDVYDYKIAREYNWNVKNKASKGYEENYFFIFREGDGVYYNELETRVRLSKRRAKAGVQSGTNALLVVKHRDMNEKELEAQEARKAQLENHEPEEEEEEEMETEEKEAGGSDEEQEKGSSSEKEGSEDERSGSESEREDGDRDEASDKSGSGEDESSEDEARAARDKEEIFGSDADSEDADSDDDDRGRAHGSDNESESGSDGGGQRSRSPSPSPSRSPSPSRSASPFLSGSERSAQEDGSEAAASDSSEADSDSD from the exons ATCTGGAGTGGTCTGCCGAGTCAAGTACTGCAATAGCCTCCCTGACATCCCCTTCGACCCCAAGTTCATTACCTATCCCTTCGACCAGAACAG GTTTGTCCAGTACAAAGCAACTTCCTtggaaaaacaacacaaacatGATCTCCTGACTGAGCCAGACCTTGGGGTCACCATTGACCTCATCAACCCTGACACCTACCGCATTGACCCCAATG TACTCTTAGACCCAGCTGATGAGAAGCTTCTGGAAGAGGAGATTCAGGCCCCCACTAGCTCCAAGAG GTCTCAGCAGCATGCGAAGGTGGTGCCGTGGATGCGGAAGACAGAGTACATCTCCACGGAGTTCAACCGTTACGGCATCTCCAATGAGAAGCCTGAGGTCAA GATTGGGGTTTCTGTGAAACAACAGTTTACTGAGGAGGAAATTTACAAAGACAGGGATAGCCAGATTACAGCCATTGAGAAGACTTTTGAGGATGCCCAGAAATCG ATCTCCCAGCATTATAGCAAGCCCCGAGTGACACCAGTGGAGGTCATGCCTGTCTTCCCAGACTTTAAG ATGTGGATTAATCCGTGCGCTCAGGTAATCTTTGACTCAGACCCGGCCCCCAAGGACACCAGTGGTGCAGCTGCATTGGAGATGATGTCTCAGGCCATGATCAG GGGCATGATGGATGAGGAAGGGAACCAGTTTGTGGCCTACTTCCTGCCTGTGGAAGAGACATTGAAGAAACGAAAGCGGGACCAGGAAGAAGAGATGGACTATGCACCAGATGATGT GTATGACTATAAGATTGCTCGGGAATACAACTGGAATGTGAAGAACAAGGCTAGCAAGGGATATGAGGAAAACTACTTCTTCATCTTCCGAGAGGGTGATGGAGTTTACTACAATGAGCTGGAGACCAG GGTCCGCCTGAGTAAGCGCAGGGCCAAGGCTGGGGTTCAGTCGGGTACCAATGCCCTGCTTGTGGTCAAGCACCGGGACATGAATGAGAAGGAATTAGAAGCCCAG GAGGCACGGAAGGCCCAGCTGGAGAACCACGaaccagaggaggaggaagaggaagaaatggagacagaagagaaagaagctgGGGGCTCAG ATGAGGAGCAAGAGAAGGGCAgcagcagtgagaaagaaggCAGTGAGGATGAGCGCTCAGGCAGTGAGAGTGAACGGGAAGACGGTGACAGGGATGAGGCCAGTGACAAGAGTGGTAGCGGCGAGGATGAGAGCAGTGAGGATGAGGCCCGAGCCGCCAGGGACAAAGAGGAAATCTTTGGCAGTGATGCGGATTCAGAGGACGCCGATTCTGATGACGACGACAGAGGACGAGCCCATGGCAGTGACAATGAATCAGAAAGTGGCAGTGATGGGGGTGGTCAGCGGAGCCGCAGTCCCAGCCCTAGCCCCAGCcgcagtcccagccccagccgcAGTGCCAGTCCCTTCCTCAGTGGCAGTGAACGATCAGCCCAGGAGGACGGCAGTGAAGCTGCAGCTTCTGATTCCAGTGAAGCGGACAGTGACAGTGACTGA
- the PAF1 gene encoding RNA polymerase II-associated factor 1 homolog isoform X1: MAPTIQTQAQREDGHRPNSHRTLPERSGVVCRVKYCNSLPDIPFDPKFITYPFDQNRFVQYKATSLEKQHKHDLLTEPDLGVTIDLINPDTYRIDPNVLLDPADEKLLEEEIQAPTSSKRSQQHAKVVPWMRKTEYISTEFNRYGISNEKPEVKIGVSVKQQFTEEEIYKDRDSQITAIEKTFEDAQKSISQHYSKPRVTPVEVMPVFPDFKMWINPCAQVIFDSDPAPKDTSGAAALEMMSQAMIRGMMDEEGNQFVAYFLPVEETLKKRKRDQEEEMDYAPDDVYDYKIAREYNWNVKNKASKGYEENYFFIFREGDGVYYNELETRVRLSKRRAKAGVQSGTNALLVVKHRDMNEKELEAQEARKAQLENHEPEEEEEEEMETEEKEAGGSDEEQEKGSSSEKEGSEDERSGSESEREDGDRDEASDKSGSGEDESSEDEARAARDKEEIFGSDADSEDADSDDDDRGRAHGSDNESESGSDGGGQRSRSPSPSPSRSPSPSRSASPFLSGSERSAQEDGSEAAASDSSEADSDSD; encoded by the exons ATCTGGAGTGGTCTGCCGAGTCAAGTACTGCAATAGCCTCCCTGACATCCCCTTCGACCCCAAGTTCATTACCTATCCCTTCGACCAGAACAG GTTTGTCCAGTACAAAGCAACTTCCTtggaaaaacaacacaaacatGATCTCCTGACTGAGCCAGACCTTGGGGTCACCATTGACCTCATCAACCCTGACACCTACCGCATTGACCCCAATG TACTCTTAGACCCAGCTGATGAGAAGCTTCTGGAAGAGGAGATTCAGGCCCCCACTAGCTCCAAGAG GTCTCAGCAGCATGCGAAGGTGGTGCCGTGGATGCGGAAGACAGAGTACATCTCCACGGAGTTCAACCGTTACGGCATCTCCAATGAGAAGCCTGAGGTCAA GATTGGGGTTTCTGTGAAACAACAGTTTACTGAGGAGGAAATTTACAAAGACAGGGATAGCCAGATTACAGCCATTGAGAAGACTTTTGAGGATGCCCAGAAATCG ATCTCCCAGCATTATAGCAAGCCCCGAGTGACACCAGTGGAGGTCATGCCTGTCTTCCCAGACTTTAAG ATGTGGATTAATCCGTGCGCTCAGGTAATCTTTGACTCAGACCCGGCCCCCAAGGACACCAGTGGTGCAGCTGCATTGGAGATGATGTCTCAGGCCATGATCAG GGGCATGATGGATGAGGAAGGGAACCAGTTTGTGGCCTACTTCCTGCCTGTGGAAGAGACATTGAAGAAACGAAAGCGGGACCAGGAAGAAGAGATGGACTATGCACCAGATGATGT GTATGACTATAAGATTGCTCGGGAATACAACTGGAATGTGAAGAACAAGGCTAGCAAGGGATATGAGGAAAACTACTTCTTCATCTTCCGAGAGGGTGATGGAGTTTACTACAATGAGCTGGAGACCAG GGTCCGCCTGAGTAAGCGCAGGGCCAAGGCTGGGGTTCAGTCGGGTACCAATGCCCTGCTTGTGGTCAAGCACCGGGACATGAATGAGAAGGAATTAGAAGCCCAG GAGGCACGGAAGGCCCAGCTGGAGAACCACGaaccagaggaggaggaagaggaagaaatggagacagaagagaaagaagctgGGGGCTCAG ATGAGGAGCAAGAGAAGGGCAgcagcagtgagaaagaaggCAGTGAGGATGAGCGCTCAGGCAGTGAGAGTGAACGGGAAGACGGTGACAGGGATGAGGCCAGTGACAAGAGTGGTAGCGGCGAGGATGAGAGCAGTGAGGATGAGGCCCGAGCCGCCAGGGACAAAGAGGAAATCTTTGGCAGTGATGCGGATTCAGAGGACGCCGATTCTGATGACGACGACAGAGGACGAGCCCATGGCAGTGACAATGAATCAGAAAGTGGCAGTGATGGGGGTGGTCAGCGGAGCCGCAGTCCCAGCCCTAGCCCCAGCcgcagtcccagccccagccgcAGTGCCAGTCCCTTCCTCAGTGGCAGTGAACGATCAGCCCAGGAGGACGGCAGTGAAGCTGCAGCTTCTGATTCCAGTGAAGCGGACAGTGACAGTGACTGA